The proteins below are encoded in one region of Helianthus annuus cultivar XRQ/B chromosome 2, HanXRQr2.0-SUNRISE, whole genome shotgun sequence:
- the LOC118484783 gene encoding uncharacterized protein At2g29880-like, translating into MSKHEPTGKKEQIKWTESMDNIFIQSMIAQHDNGNRINGSFTSQAYNNMIEELNTKLQIELTKKHLKNRLEMLKEHFSQWYDMFRGTSLSGFSWNSETQLTEAEDEVWDKLIDAKPDAAALKMKKVSKFNEMLQLFAKDRASGAHAETTKERNARLKENDSINIETIPEVDDFYASNDVVLESQCNTDDDIQVLPHTSSRIKKCKSRKRKVEQQDEDLTSMIMNGISSVANAILEGNKILERAYHREYTGEEICNALEPLGLDSHEIRGALNYLATNQAKARMLFSCPPLIRLGLLRDMMGSDN; encoded by the exons ATGAGCAAACACGAACCCACCGGAAAGAAGGAACAAATAAAGTGGACAGAAAGTATGGATAATATATTCATACAATCCATGATAGCACAACATGACAATGGAAATAGGATTAATGGCAGTTTTACTTCACAAGCATACAACAATATGATTGAGGAGCTGAACACAAAGCTTCAAATTGAATTGACCAAAAAACATTTGAAGAATCGTTTAGAAATGCTGAAAGAGCATTTTTCTCAATGGTACGACATGTTTCGTGGAACGTCATTGAGTGGATTCTCATGGAATTCAGAAACTCAATTAACTGAAGCAGAGGATGAAGTCTGGGATAAATTAATAGAT GCAAAGCCAGATGCTGCGGCATTGAAGATGAAGAAAGTCTCAAAGTTCAATGAAATGCTACAACTATTTGCAAAAGATAGGGCATCCGGTGCACATGCTGAAACAACTAAAGAAAGAAATGCCCGTCTGAAAGAAAATGACAGCATTAACATAGAAACGATTCCAGAAGTTGATGACTTCTACGCTTCCAATGATGTAGTTCTGGAGAGCCAATGCAATACTGATGATGATATTCAAGTGCTACCTCATACGTCTTCTCGTATAAAGAAATGTAAGAGTAGAAAAAGAAAAGTTGAACAACAAGATGAAGATTTAACCTCTATGATTATGAATGGCATTAGCAGTGTGGCTAATGCTATTTTAGAAGGCAATAAAATACTTGAAAGAGCTTATCATCGCGAATACACAGGTGAAGAAATTTGTAATGCACTGGAGCCATTGGGTTTGGATTCCCATGAAATACGTGGAGCTTTAAATTACTTGGCAACCAACCAAGCAAAAGCAAGGATGCTATTTAGTTGTCCTCCTCTGATACGATTGGGTTTACTAAGAGATATGATGGGTTCCGATAACTAA